A genomic window from Cyanobacteria bacterium GSL.Bin1 includes:
- a CDS encoding type II toxin-antitoxin system RelE/ParE family toxin: MWQVEYTKRFLKELASLPTAIQSRVESIVFQELESENPFELRYLSKMRGYKDKYKIRVGDYRIGVTVDKKSQTILCQRVAHRREIYQVFP, encoded by the coding sequence ATGTGGCAGGTTGAATACACAAAGCGATTCTTGAAAGAATTAGCTTCTTTACCCACAGCTATCCAATCCCGTGTTGAATCAATTGTCTTCCAAGAATTAGAATCAGAAAATCCTTTTGAGCTACGATACCTCAGCAAAATGAGAGGTTACAAAGATAAATACAAGATTAGAGTTGGAGATTATCGCATTGGGGTAACAGTTGATAAAAAAAGCCAAACTATTCTTTGTCAACGAGTTGCCCATCGTCGTGAAATTTATCAAGTTTTTCCCTAG